One genomic segment of uncultured Campylobacter sp. includes these proteins:
- a CDS encoding TonB-dependent hemoglobin/transferrin/lactoferrin family receptor, whose product MFRRFSLSLYASLLFYGSLYAEEPANSQELGTIQVTGNVDSQSVAEQKVGETKTTAQTIKKQQITDSRDLVRYQTGVTAVEAGRFGTSGYAVRGVDENRVAITIDGLRQAETLSSQGFKELFEGYGNFNNTRNSVEMENVKVATITKGADSIKTGSGALGGSVMFETKDARDYLINKDFHFGFKNGYQSMNSQNMRSLTFAGRYKWLDLLVINTKRNGHEIKNYFYNIYSPKEDRTKVGREREKADPYHITRTSTMVKIGFQPADEHRFSIMNDDSTLKSKGEDLSYSLRSYSYSLQDTKLGERITNDKSHRKNIQFAYENFVETPFWDTFKVSYSTQKIRNKARTDEYCNNDKCNNVRNPNGLDLVYDKKAGVYKIVDKYGKELTPDLDTSGWSTERDFRDSKGNKVEWQEDGGRLDYMLLDCSKIDCTKKFRVSRLYQDNMGNWKHDYVDRDIEIKTAPDGTKYGRVKVEKDSGGFFDEDTRIIRPKSAGYAEDQYHDRDLNTDTNQFDIKFEKELKVFQTQHYIKYGGLLEKTKKVMIDQDGFKGENEKWWASKFYGYKFEPGNPNADSNGYVLKPNWYPGANGPKSNTGMKQTYLIPVETRTTALFIGDDFKITDWLGLDLNYRYDKVKHMPKYDDNIPVPKGLIAGIFVPLPGNAYGPGATCGYNTPCMNENIRQNLAILLQNKEFKSDSYSFGLNLDPLDFMRFQLKYSKGFRAPTSDEMYMTFKHPSFSIAPNVDLKAEIAKTKEAALTFYKDQSFITFDIFKTDYDNFIDLVFLRMKAVEVGSALQYPFWQNKNRDSAKVNGFEINAHMELGDVSSALEGFRIGYKFTKQRGRMDGDIPMNAIQPPTSVYNIGYSAPGDKYGIDLFITSVGEKKAKDSYNMYWKEQMEHIDPDSGQIVPGKKIKGKPVTDSTLAWRSGNYTVLDIITYARPHKNFNFGFGVYNITNTKYITWDSARSIRGFGTTNLIDQNTGAGIGRFYAPRRNFRFNWEVTF is encoded by the coding sequence ATGTTTAGAAGATTCTCTCTCTCTCTCTATGCCTCGCTGCTCTTTTATGGCTCGCTTTACGCGGAAGAGCCGGCCAACTCACAAGAACTGGGAACTATCCAGGTAACGGGCAATGTCGATTCGCAAAGCGTAGCCGAGCAAAAGGTCGGCGAAACTAAAACCACAGCGCAGACTATTAAGAAGCAGCAGATCACCGATAGTAGAGACTTGGTGCGATACCAAACGGGTGTTACGGCGGTAGAGGCCGGTCGTTTCGGCACGAGCGGCTATGCCGTGCGCGGCGTGGATGAAAACCGCGTCGCCATAACGATAGACGGACTTCGTCAGGCGGAAACTCTAAGCTCGCAAGGCTTCAAAGAGCTTTTTGAAGGTTACGGAAATTTCAATAACACCCGCAATAGCGTGGAGATGGAAAACGTCAAAGTTGCAACCATAACAAAAGGCGCGGATTCGATAAAAACGGGCTCGGGAGCGCTGGGCGGATCGGTAATGTTTGAGACGAAAGACGCAAGGGATTATCTGATAAACAAAGACTTTCACTTTGGCTTTAAAAACGGATATCAAAGTATGAATTCCCAAAATATGAGATCGCTTACTTTCGCAGGAAGATACAAATGGCTCGATCTGTTGGTAATAAACACGAAAAGAAACGGCCACGAGATCAAAAATTATTTCTACAATATCTATTCGCCAAAAGAGGATAGAACAAAAGTCGGCAGGGAAAGAGAAAAGGCAGATCCCTATCATATAACCCGCACCAGCACTATGGTAAAGATCGGTTTTCAGCCGGCCGATGAGCATAGATTTAGCATTATGAATGATGATTCAACTCTTAAATCCAAAGGAGAGGATTTATCCTATTCGCTTCGCTCATACAGCTACTCATTGCAGGATACGAAGCTGGGAGAGAGGATAACGAACGATAAATCTCATAGAAAAAACATTCAATTCGCCTACGAAAATTTTGTAGAAACGCCGTTTTGGGATACTTTTAAAGTATCGTATTCTACGCAAAAGATACGAAATAAAGCAAGGACCGACGAATACTGCAACAACGACAAGTGCAATAACGTCAGAAACCCAAACGGTCTAGATCTGGTATATGATAAGAAAGCGGGTGTGTATAAAATAGTAGATAAATACGGCAAAGAGCTTACGCCCGATCTCGATACCAGCGGATGGAGTACGGAAAGAGATTTTAGAGACAGCAAAGGCAACAAGGTCGAGTGGCAAGAAGACGGAGGTAGGCTCGATTATATGCTTTTAGACTGCTCTAAGATAGACTGTACTAAGAAATTTCGAGTCTCAAGGCTATATCAAGATAATATGGGAAACTGGAAACACGACTACGTAGATAGAGATATTGAGATAAAAACGGCTCCCGACGGCACGAAATACGGTAGAGTAAAGGTCGAAAAAGATTCAGGCGGTTTCTTTGACGAGGATACAAGGATCATAAGGCCGAAATCGGCGGGCTATGCAGAAGATCAATATCACGACAGAGATTTAAATACCGATACGAATCAGTTTGATATAAAATTTGAAAAAGAACTTAAAGTATTTCAAACCCAGCACTATATAAAATACGGCGGTCTTTTAGAAAAAACGAAAAAAGTAATGATAGATCAGGACGGCTTTAAAGGTGAAAATGAAAAATGGTGGGCGAGTAAATTTTACGGCTATAAATTTGAGCCGGGCAATCCGAATGCAGATTCGAACGGATATGTTTTAAAGCCGAATTGGTATCCGGGCGCCAATGGCCCGAAAAGCAACACGGGAATGAAGCAAACCTATCTCATCCCCGTAGAGACTAGAACTACCGCTTTGTTTATCGGAGATGATTTTAAGATCACGGATTGGTTGGGGCTCGATTTAAATTATCGATACGACAAGGTAAAACATATGCCCAAATACGACGATAACATTCCCGTGCCGAAGGGCTTGATAGCGGGCATATTCGTGCCGCTACCGGGCAATGCTTACGGGCCGGGAGCTACGTGCGGATACAATACCCCTTGCATGAACGAAAATATCAGACAAAATTTAGCGATACTGCTTCAAAATAAAGAATTTAAAAGCGATTCTTATTCGTTTGGGTTAAATTTAGATCCGCTCGATTTTATGAGATTTCAATTAAAGTATTCAAAAGGATTTCGCGCTCCGACATCGGATGAGATGTATATGACCTTTAAGCATCCGAGCTTTTCGATCGCGCCTAACGTTGATTTAAAAGCCGAGATCGCAAAAACAAAAGAGGCCGCCTTGACGTTTTATAAAGATCAAAGCTTCATAACGTTTGATATTTTTAAAACCGATTACGATAACTTTATAGATTTGGTATTTTTAAGGATGAAGGCCGTTGAAGTAGGAAGCGCTTTGCAATATCCGTTTTGGCAGAACAAAAACAGAGATAGCGCCAAAGTCAATGGCTTTGAAATAAACGCCCATATGGAATTAGGCGATGTCTCCTCCGCGCTTGAAGGCTTTAGGATAGGATATAAATTTACCAAGCAAAGAGGTAGGATGGACGGAGATATACCGATGAACGCCATTCAGCCGCCGACTTCGGTTTATAATATCGGCTACTCCGCACCAGGCGATAAATACGGCATAGACCTTTTCATAACGAGCGTCGGAGAGAAAAAGGCCAAAGATAGCTACAATATGTATTGGAAAGAGCAGATGGAGCACATAGACCCCGATAGCGGTCAGATCGTGCCCGGCAAAAAGATCAAAGGAAAACCCGTGACCGATAGCACGCTAGCATGGAGGAGCGGAAATTATACGGTTTTGGACATCATAACCTACGCAAGACCTCATAAAAATTTTAATTTCGGCTTCGGCGTTTATAATATCACGAACACCAAATATATCACTTGGGATTCAGCCAGATCCATCAGGGGATTCGGAACGACGAATTTGATAGATCAAAACACCGGCGCAGGCATCGGTAGGTTTTATGCGCCGCGCAGAAATTTTAGATTTAACTGGGAGGTAACGTTTTAG
- the tmk gene encoding dTMP kinase, with protein sequence MYVVFEGIDGVGKSTQVARLAAAFPQAIMTKEPGGTKLGEAVRSLVLGEDFKWRRGSVNLREVCGEISKRAELLLFLADRAEHYERVIKGGADRLVLSDRGFISGLAYALANDENADLSELIALNKFALGGKFADKIVLFSADEQLVKKRLKTRASSDIIEARGLKYLMRVQDLMAQACKACGVQTLQIDAAQSEEAICDQIKNFILS encoded by the coding sequence ATGTATGTAGTATTCGAAGGTATCGACGGCGTGGGCAAAAGCACGCAGGTAGCGCGGCTAGCGGCGGCTTTTCCGCAAGCGATCATGACTAAGGAGCCCGGCGGCACGAAGCTCGGCGAGGCGGTGCGAAGCCTCGTTTTGGGCGAGGATTTTAAGTGGCGGCGCGGCAGCGTAAATCTGCGCGAGGTCTGCGGCGAAATTTCAAAGCGCGCCGAGCTGCTTTTGTTCCTCGCAGACCGCGCCGAGCACTACGAGCGCGTGATAAAGGGCGGCGCGGACAGGCTCGTGCTAAGCGATCGCGGCTTCATCTCGGGGCTTGCCTATGCGCTGGCAAACGACGAAAACGCGGATCTTAGCGAACTCATCGCGCTTAATAAATTTGCGCTCGGGGGCAAATTCGCAGATAAAATCGTGCTATTTTCGGCGGACGAACAGCTCGTCAAAAAGCGGCTTAAAACGCGCGCTAGTAGCGATATAATTGAGGCTCGCGGGCTTAAATACCTAATGCGCGTGCAAGATCTTATGGCGCAGGCATGCAAGGCGTGTGGCGTTCAGACCCTACAAATCGATGCCGCACAATCCGAAGAAGCGATCTGCGATCAGATAAAAAATTTCATACTTTCTTAA
- the coaD gene encoding pantetheine-phosphate adenylyltransferase, whose protein sequence is MQNSRKCIYPGTFDPITNGHLDVIKRALGLFDEVIVAVALNESKKPYFSLKSRLEMARAATRGLRGVSVQSFDNLLVDFAKSCGMRFVIRGLRAVSDFEYELQIGYANASLWEEFESVYLMPTLKNAFISSSIVRSVLSHGGDVSHLVPSEILKFLKK, encoded by the coding sequence ATGCAAAACTCAAGAAAATGTATCTATCCGGGCACTTTCGATCCTATCACGAACGGACATCTGGACGTCATCAAGCGTGCACTGGGGCTTTTTGATGAAGTCATCGTGGCAGTGGCGCTAAACGAGAGCAAAAAGCCCTACTTCAGCCTAAAATCCAGACTAGAGATGGCGCGAGCCGCGACACGCGGGCTTCGTGGCGTGAGCGTGCAAAGCTTTGATAATCTACTCGTGGATTTTGCTAAATCTTGCGGCATGCGCTTCGTGATCCGCGGACTCCGCGCGGTTAGCGACTTTGAGTACGAGCTGCAGATCGGCTATGCAAACGCCTCGCTATGGGAGGAATTTGAGAGCGTGTATTTGATGCCGACGCTCAAAAACGCCTTCATCTCAAGCTCGATTGTCCGCTCCGTTTTGAGCCACGGCGGCGACGTTTCGCACCTGGTGCCAAGCGAAATTTTAAAATTTTTAAAAAAATGA
- a CDS encoding UbiX family flavin prenyltransferase → MKILVCVSGASFCEIGLDLLKFLASSPHKIHAVLTQGARRVLSAESGIDADEALKSVEFKNVKFYPDTDLGAPPASGSFGIDATIFAPCSIGSLAKIYGGLCDSLSTRAAAVALKEHKRLVLGVREMPLSAISLRQMSELAALGVIIAPPVIAGYCGVQNLKNFIIGKWCDALGVQNELFKRWQ, encoded by the coding sequence ATGAAAATTTTAGTTTGCGTAAGCGGCGCGAGTTTTTGCGAGATCGGGCTTGATCTGCTTAAATTTCTTGCCAGCTCGCCGCATAAAATCCACGCCGTACTTACTCAGGGTGCGCGCCGCGTCCTGAGCGCCGAAAGCGGCATAGATGCGGACGAGGCTTTAAAATCCGTGGAATTTAAGAACGTAAAATTTTATCCCGACACCGATCTGGGCGCGCCGCCCGCTTCGGGCTCGTTCGGCATTGACGCCACAATCTTTGCGCCCTGCTCTATCGGCTCTTTGGCTAAGATTTACGGCGGGCTTTGCGACAGTTTAAGCACTCGCGCCGCCGCAGTCGCGCTAAAAGAGCATAAACGGCTGGTTTTGGGCGTGCGCGAGATGCCGCTTTCTGCGATTAGCCTGCGTCAGATGAGCGAGCTAGCCGCGCTCGGCGTCATCATCGCTCCGCCAGTGATCGCAGGCTACTGCGGCGTGCAAAATTTAAAAAATTTCATAATCGGCAAGTGGTGCGACGCGCTGGGCGTGCAAAACGAGCTATTTAAAAGGTGGCAATAA
- a CDS encoding molybdopterin molybdotransferase MoeA, with translation MIGINEAIDLATARITSSRRSEMVPLPSALGRILSSDISAIKNLPCFDNSALDGYAYAAEFKDEKLKIVEPTIFAGDEKFYKIKATQAQKIMTGAPMPAGADSVARLEDVDVQGGTLKIPASVHAHDGFRKKGEEVRAGELLLRRGEILNPAKIMLLAAQGIYEVSVYARPKIALFSSGNELKEPWQSASEREIYNANSSGIAALLQKYGFENEYLGILKDDFSAVCEALDAATRKFDVLITSGGASAGEADFMQSAMSELGFLQVFDHIDIKPGRPSKCFAKDGKFVFAMAGNPMAAFVLTRAVILPILFKLSGTSEAFSAEAAIYAKLASDLKLKSGRVNLTVGAYEGGVFTPMPSPSGRIRPLAAASHFFLADPECDKVRAGEIVKIYEI, from the coding sequence ATGATAGGAATAAATGAGGCTATAGATTTGGCTACGGCTAGAATCACATCAAGCAGGCGGAGCGAAATGGTGCCTCTTCCCAGCGCTCTAGGCCGCATTCTTTCTAGCGATATTTCTGCGATTAAAAACCTGCCCTGCTTCGATAATTCGGCGCTTGACGGCTATGCCTACGCGGCGGAATTCAAAGACGAAAAGCTAAAGATCGTAGAGCCTACGATTTTTGCAGGAGATGAGAAATTCTACAAAATCAAGGCTACGCAAGCGCAAAAGATAATGACCGGCGCGCCAATGCCTGCGGGCGCGGACTCTGTCGCGAGGCTAGAGGATGTAGACGTGCAAGGTGGAACTCTAAAAATCCCTGCTTCCGTTCATGCCCACGACGGCTTTCGTAAAAAAGGCGAGGAGGTGCGCGCGGGCGAGCTTTTATTGCGCCGTGGCGAAATTTTAAACCCTGCTAAAATCATGCTTCTTGCCGCGCAAGGAATTTACGAAGTAAGCGTTTACGCGCGTCCTAAAATCGCCCTATTTTCCAGTGGAAACGAACTAAAAGAGCCGTGGCAGAGCGCAAGTGAGCGCGAAATTTATAACGCCAACTCTAGTGGTATTGCTGCATTGCTGCAAAAATACGGCTTTGAAAATGAGTATTTAGGGATTTTAAAGGATGATTTTAGCGCGGTATGCGAGGCGCTAGATGCTGCTACGCGTAAATTTGACGTGCTAATTACCAGCGGTGGAGCAAGCGCTGGGGAGGCGGATTTTATGCAAAGCGCTATGAGCGAACTTGGATTTTTGCAGGTTTTCGATCACATCGATATCAAGCCTGGCCGCCCCAGCAAGTGCTTCGCAAAAGACGGCAAATTCGTCTTTGCAATGGCGGGCAATCCAATGGCTGCTTTCGTGCTTACGCGCGCAGTCATACTACCGATACTATTTAAGCTTAGCGGTACAAGTGAGGCTTTTAGCGCAGAAGCGGCGATCTATGCCAAGCTCGCAAGCGATCTGAAGCTAAAAAGCGGCAGAGTAAATTTAACCGTAGGCGCATATGAAGGCGGAGTTTTTACGCCCATGCCGTCGCCTTCGGGGCGCATCAGACCGCTGGCTGCGGCATCGCATTTTTTCTTGGCTGATCCCGAATGCGACAAAGTTCGCGCTGGAGAAATCGTAAAAATTTATGAAATTTAA
- the murA gene encoding UDP-N-acetylglucosamine 1-carboxyvinyltransferase: protein MHYLRINGGKKLSGSVKISGAKNAALPLIALSILSKNEVLIKNLPAVSDIHTLIQLLSNLGAKCEFLDANTAKIDTSEVNSTKAIYDIVRKMRASILVLGPLLARFRHCEVSLPGGCAIGARPIDLHLSALEKMDAEVKIEQGYVVCTAKKGLKGATINFDKITVTGTENIVMAAALASGTTHIINAAKEPEVIAVCNALKSAGIDIEGIGTNEILIKGSGGELLSLNEISIIPDRIEAGTYLCAGAITGSRIKITHACAAHLGAVLAKFEDMGFKFEISNGGDEITILPASKIKPVEIITSEYPGFPTDMQAQFMALACVATGVSTIDERLFENRFMHVSELSRMGADIRLNGHIATISGGKLNGADVMATDLRASSALVLAALAASGESKIHRIYHLDRGYEKLEEKLSALGADIQRLEE, encoded by the coding sequence ATGCATTATCTACGAATTAACGGGGGCAAAAAACTAAGCGGTAGCGTCAAAATAAGTGGCGCAAAAAACGCCGCACTGCCGCTCATAGCTCTATCTATCCTTTCAAAAAACGAAGTTTTAATTAAAAATTTACCCGCAGTTTCCGATATCCACACGCTAATTCAGCTGCTTTCAAATTTAGGCGCAAAGTGCGAGTTTCTTGACGCCAATACCGCCAAAATCGATACGAGCGAGGTAAATTCGACCAAGGCGATCTACGATATAGTGCGTAAAATGCGAGCTTCGATCTTGGTGCTGGGGCCGCTTTTAGCGCGGTTTAGACACTGCGAGGTAAGCCTTCCGGGGGGTTGCGCGATCGGCGCAAGACCGATCGATCTGCACCTTAGCGCGCTTGAAAAGATGGACGCGGAGGTTAAGATCGAGCAAGGTTACGTCGTTTGCACCGCAAAAAAGGGGCTTAAGGGCGCGACTATAAATTTTGACAAAATTACCGTTACCGGCACCGAAAATATCGTAATGGCAGCAGCCTTAGCAAGCGGCACCACTCATATCATAAACGCGGCAAAAGAGCCCGAAGTCATCGCCGTTTGCAACGCATTAAAAAGCGCAGGCATCGACATAGAGGGCATCGGCACGAACGAAATCCTCATCAAAGGAAGCGGCGGCGAGCTTTTAAGCTTGAACGAAATTTCTATCATTCCCGATCGCATCGAAGCAGGCACCTATCTGTGCGCAGGCGCGATCACGGGCTCTCGTATCAAGATCACGCACGCTTGCGCGGCTCATCTTGGCGCCGTGCTTGCAAAATTTGAAGATATGGGTTTTAAATTTGAAATTTCAAACGGCGGCGACGAGATCACGATCCTGCCCGCTTCAAAGATCAAACCCGTAGAGATTATAACGAGCGAATATCCGGGCTTTCCTACCGATATGCAGGCGCAGTTTATGGCGCTGGCGTGTGTAGCCACGGGCGTCAGCACCATCGACGAGAGGCTTTTTGAAAACCGCTTCATGCATGTAAGCGAACTCTCAAGAATGGGCGCAGATATCCGCTTAAACGGACACATCGCGACGATCAGCGGCGGCAAGCTAAACGGCGCGGACGTTATGGCGACCGATCTGCGCGCCAGCTCGGCTCTCGTTTTAGCCGCCCTTGCGGCGAGCGGCGAGAGCAAAATACATAGAATTTACCACCTAGATCGCGGATACGAAAAGCTCGAGGAAAAGCTTAGCGCACTTGGTGCCGATATACAGAGGCTCGAGGAATGA
- a CDS encoding NlpC/P60 family protein, with translation MKQLIICALGAFLLIGCSSKAPSAGSQQAYVLNDHEEGITSVPGSEFNRPLIASVDDYTGTRAGGDCSGFITVLNDKYDDLFFNSKDLPKYFTNGRKSQAIYNYYSRKNLLSNTPRVGDLVFFQNTLRSNKGKVNNEISHIGIVREIYADGRVKFVHNTRGRNQADFVNLNKKNVHVAGQKMENSYIVRCGKDRISCLASNRFAGYGRVNN, from the coding sequence ATGAAACAACTAATTATTTGCGCTTTGGGTGCGTTTTTACTGATCGGTTGCTCCTCAAAAGCCCCGTCTGCCGGCAGCCAGCAAGCGTATGTCTTAAACGATCATGAAGAAGGAATAACTTCGGTGCCAGGAAGCGAGTTTAACCGCCCGCTAATCGCATCTGTGGACGATTACACTGGCACTCGCGCGGGAGGGGACTGCAGTGGATTTATCACCGTGCTAAATGATAAATACGATGATCTATTTTTTAACTCAAAAGATCTGCCGAAATACTTCACAAACGGACGCAAATCCCAAGCAATATATAATTATTACAGCCGTAAAAATTTACTCAGCAATACGCCACGAGTGGGGGATTTGGTGTTTTTTCAAAACACCTTACGTTCTAACAAAGGCAAGGTCAATAACGAGATCAGTCATATCGGTATCGTGCGTGAGATCTATGCTGATGGTCGCGTGAAATTCGTCCACAATACTCGCGGTAGAAATCAAGCGGACTTCGTAAATTTAAATAAGAAAAACGTCCATGTAGCGGGGCAAAAGATGGAAAATAGCTATATCGTCCGCTGCGGCAAAGACCGCATAAGCTGCCTAGCATCAAACCGCTTCGCAGGATACGGACGAGTGAATAACTAG
- a CDS encoding rhomboid family intramembrane serine protease — protein sequence MQSGKFTLAIIVANVLFFVISFALEYFFGFKSYLFFGLNPYFFEGMPWQLLSSFFMHGGVMHLAMNMAVLYQFGGILERAFGGIKFTLLYIAGGLLSGALCLIYIRYAMSMGEIVNIVGASGAICVLLGVIAYFDERNAGGIFIAILIMSFAPMLMGVNVAWYAHIAGFVVGYGFGMIQKKFRIL from the coding sequence ATGCAATCAGGCAAATTTACTCTCGCGATCATTGTGGCGAATGTCCTATTTTTCGTGATTTCATTCGCATTAGAATATTTTTTTGGCTTTAAGTCCTATCTATTTTTTGGGCTCAATCCGTATTTTTTCGAAGGGATGCCGTGGCAGCTACTAAGTTCATTTTTTATGCACGGCGGAGTGATGCATCTAGCGATGAATATGGCGGTTTTATATCAATTTGGTGGGATTTTAGAGCGGGCGTTCGGTGGGATAAAATTTACGCTACTTTACATCGCAGGCGGGCTGCTGAGCGGCGCTTTATGTCTGATTTATATCCGTTATGCCATGAGCATGGGAGAAATCGTCAATATCGTAGGCGCTAGTGGCGCTATTTGCGTGCTTTTAGGCGTGATTGCTTATTTTGATGAACGCAATGCGGGTGGGATTTTTATCGCGATTTTGATAATGAGCTTTGCGCCGATGCTAATGGGCGTAAATGTAGCATGGTATGCGCACATAGCGGGATTTGTGGTCGGTTATGGCTTTGGAATGATCCAGAAAAAATTTAGAATTTTGTAG